A region of Cataglyphis hispanica isolate Lineage 1 chromosome 8, ULB_Chis1_1.0, whole genome shotgun sequence DNA encodes the following proteins:
- the LOC126851299 gene encoding rho guanine nucleotide exchange factor 10 isoform X3, whose protein sequence is METISGNARHPSLETSRSNTSTQSARSEDSWCSASDHDISSDDESEKSNISIKSNCQLRNTLHKARTLCDKWRFQNIPANSTDLLESPGNHGRLSRWFSIRRGSTHHYDVDSPDTVSLTSPVKTSQMPQLCEVDEESSAMIQFQCMQQRRQAPPTLPPPPPNLSPQQLKRRHIVAAIVHSENSYVSTLQRLVNDYKKPLEESSPPILSQSKIATLFHRLPEILQCHTLFRIALAECVRSWDKDEKLGDVFVASFSKAIVLDIYSGFINNFSVAMDLAKQESKRKTALADFFKVKQISAHDRLSFFGLMVKPVQRFPQFILFLQDLLKHTPQGHHDRMSLQLALTQLESLAEMLNERKREAEQFQAFKEMLRHVSGKLSHRPLSSTSRYLIREDNVTQLEFNQNGMITKSKRRRLLLLNDLVVCVSVTPRSTEDFSGNERLTLKWTYPVSDIEIQDTSTSPTLSRLLTAGLNKGGSLKSDKSGGECGQATDADSLCVEMNDLMHDYEVMSRISDLVVQLKGRYEGMTLQTTKQILQSIQMSIQQKDEDMVWADSCCLQLVTKQGQMYTFQTENPLVKKDWITELRLAQLALDPNNSPSWEVPEQEQRPSTKMPLFVSSQAVYRSQHQTEVRCGCYYSIENSRSTRRRGRSQNYLWICTGDGISSHVTVFGQSTTASATCLKRITTFDLVETRVNAIEFVKGVSNDFTTLASDLVWMGTDSRKIIIYAATEPEKEEEIGNYPVSGPIIEIKYHCDNVFVALGTGLLLLFKRQADGIWALKDPFVISLGNDPVSCLMPINTSVYAACGKKVWVLNATSGDVTKSFSAQHEHVGNVRLMAHSGVGLWVALKNSSTVCLYHTETFKHLQDINIASNVLRVTKMNNPLNSCDGTLAVNSQTAVTVTALLACKGLLWVGTNVGISLTIPLPRLEGVPIISGRVNISYHAHFGPITFLLAIHNTKGATYSTAKNVRINDDESVPLRTRDAEQKARDRTSLDSACNNIAKLKQQLTGSPVMLRRKRSKEYECRGSKTLPRGLGAGCGFLSSSISSSQSSGENCDVYGLYGELMYVKDYENENNSGIDPIYETLRRSDPELAAIPNKVSTLDRRLKMKITRPRSLDLSNWSVDSHASSLYTSSEENLSLKTGKLSRNSSIASRNGPYDLSPTNNSAIQSTLETTTANNLKMNGKKNGKTIQQIEQPKRTVLTLMGGRGYINWRQLHAQSYIDKSSKSTYAFKDPNSNDAHIVLWEMKL, encoded by the exons ATGGAAACGATCAGTGGAAACGCGCGCCATCCCTCTTTAGAGACAAGCAGGTCCAACACGTCCACACAGTCCGCCAGAAGCGAGGACTCCTGGTGTTCGGCATCGGATCACGATATCTCTTCTGATGATGAAAGCGAAAAGAGTAATATCAGTATTAA AAGTAATTGCCAATTGAGAAATACATTGCATAAAGCACGTACGCTTTGCGACAAGTGGCGATTTCAGAATATACCGGCCAACAGTACGGATCTTTTGGAATCTCCGGGAAATCACGGACGCCTCTCGAGATGGTTCAGCATTCGCAGAGGATCGACGCATCATTACGATGTAGATTCCCCGGATACGGTATCTTTAACCAGTCCTGTCAAAACGTCGCAAATGCCACAGCTTTGCGAA gtcGACGAAGAAAGTAGCGCGATGATACAATTCCAGTGTATGCAACAAAGAAGACAAGCTCCACCTACACTTCCGCCGCCACCTCCAAATTTGTCTCCTCAACAATTGAAACGTCGACATATTGTGGCCGCGATAGTACATTCCGAAAACAGTTATGTATCTACTTTGCAGAGATTAGtaaat GACTATAAGAAACCATTGGAAGAATCTTCGCCACCTATACTGAGTCAATCCAAGATAGCGACATTGTTTCATAGACTACCCGAAATTTTGCAATGTCATACATTATTTAGAATTGCTCTGGCGGAATGCGTACGATCCTGGGACAAGGATGAAAAATTGGGAGATGTATTCGTCGCGAGTTTCAGCAAAGCCATTGTTCTCGACATTTACAGCGGATTTATAAACAACTTTTCTGTGGCGATGGATTTAGCAAAACAAGAATCAAAGAGGAAGACCGCGCTCGCTGATTTTTTTAAG GTGAAACAAATTAGTGCCCATGATAGATTATCTTTCTTTGGTTTAATGGTCAAGCCTGTACAAAGGTTCCcacaatttatcttatttttgcaA GATTTATTAAAGCATACACCACAAGGACACCATGATAGAATGTCTCTGCAGTTGGCGTTAACGCAACTCGAAAGTTTGGCCGAAATGCTAAACGAGAGAAAACGAGAAGCGGAGCAATTCCAAGCGTTTAAAGAAATGTTGCGGCATGTTTCCGGAAAATTGTCGCATCGTCCGCTTTCGTCAACGTCACGCTATCTTATTAGAGAAGATAATGTCACGCAATTG GAATTCAATCAAAACGGTATGATAACGAAATCTAAAAGAAGAAGGTTATTGCTACTAAATGATTTAGTAGTATGCGTTTCCGTCACTCCGAGATCGACGGAAGATTTTTCAGGAAACGAACGATTAACGCTAAAATGGACGTATCCAGTATCGGATATCGAA attcaaGATACTAGCACTTCTCCTACTTTAAGTCGATTACTCACCGCTGGTTTGAATAAAGGTGGTAGTTTAAAATCTGACAAAAGCGGTGGAGAATGTGGACAAGCAACCGATGCGGATAGTCTTTGTGTAGAAATGAACGATCTTATGCATGATTACGAAGTCATGTCTAGGATAAGTGATTTAGTGGTGCAATTGAAGGGTAGATACGAG GGAATGACACTCCAGACTACTAAgcaaattttgcaatcgaTACAAATGTCGATACAGCAGAAGGACGAGGACATGGTATGGGCCGATAGCTGTTGTCTCCAACTAGTCACAAAGCAAGGTCAAATGTACACATTTCAAACAGAAAATCCATTGGTGAAAAAGGATTGGATAACTGAACTTAGATTGGCGCAGTTAGCTTTGGATCCTAACAATTCTCCATCGTGGGAAGTACCTGAACAGGAGCAAAGACCGTCCACGAAAATGCCACTTTTCGTTAGTTCGCAAGCCGTATATCGCTCGCAACATCAGACTGAA GTACGTTGCGGTTGTTATTATTCCATTGAAAATTCACGTTCCACTAGACGACGCGGTAGaagtcaaaattatttgtggATATGTACAGGAGACGGCATATCCAGTCATGTAACAGTTTTTGGTCAATCGACAACAGCGTCGGCGACTTGTTTAAAACGTATAACTACTTTCGATTTGGTCGAAACTAGAGTGAACGCTATCGAGTTTGTAAAAGGGGTATCCAATGATTTTACCACGCTCGCCAGCGACCTCGTATGGATGGGCACGGATTctcggaaaattattatttatgccgCAACAGAACCcgaaaaggaagaagagatTGGTAATTATCCTGTCTCGGGACCTATAATTGAGATCAAGTATCATTGCGATAATGTTTTCGTAGCTTTAGGCACAGGtttgttacttttatttaaacgacAAGCCGATGGTATCTGGGCCCTCAAAGATCCCTTTGTTATATCACTCGGTAACGATCCAGTCTCATGCCTAATGCCAATTAATACATCAGTTTATGCCGCCTGTGGCAAGAAGGTTTGGGTACTTAATGCCACTTCGGGAGATGTCACCAAGAGCTTTAGCGCACAACACGAACATGTTGGAAATGTGAGACTCATGGCCCATTCCGGGGTCGGTCTTTGGGTCGCTCTTAAAAATTCCAGTACAGTTTGTCTCTATCACACGGAAACGTTCAAACACTTGCAAGACATCAATATAGCGTCCAATGTGTTGAGAGTGACGAAAATGAATAATCCTCTAAATTCGTGCGATGGTACTCTCGCTGTCAATAGTCAAACTGCGGTTACGGTTACGGCGCTTTTAGCATGCAAAGGTCTCTTGTGGGTCGGCACTAATGTAGGTATTAGTTTAACTATTCCATTACCACGTTTAGAGGGAGTGCCAATTATCAGCGGACGCGTCAATATTTCGTATCATGCTCACTTTGGTccgattacatttttattggcGATACACAATACGAAAGGCGCAACGTATTCTACCGCGAAAAATGTTCGCATCAATGATGATGAAAGTGTACCATTAAGAACGAGAGATGCCGAACAGAAAGCGCGAGATAGAACGAGTTTAGATTCTGCGTGTAATAATATTGCGAAATTGAAACAACAGTTAACGGGAAGCCCGGTAATGCTGAGAAGAAAACGAAGCAAAGAATATGAATGTAGAGGCTCGAAAACACTTCCGAGGGGATTAGGAGCTGGTTGTGGATTTTTATCAAGCTCCATCTCCAGTTCGCAGAGTTCTGGTGAGAACTGTGACGTTTACGGACTTTATGGTGAATTAATGTACGTGAAAgattatgaaaatgaaaacaattCCGGTATAGACCCTATTTACGAAACATTGAGAAGAAGCGACCCAGAATTGGCAGCCATACCAAATAAAGTGAGTACTTTGGATCGcagattgaaaatgaaaatcacTAGGCCTAGATCATTGGATCTTTCCAACTGGTCGGTAGATTCTCATGCGAGCTCTCTGTACACATCTTCggaagaaaatttatctttaaaaactgGAAAATTATCACGTAATAGTAGTATAGCTAGTCGTAACGGTCCTTACGACCTCTCTCCAACTAACAATAGCGCAATACAATCCACATTGGAAACAACAACTGCGAATAATCTTAAGATGAATGGTAAGAAAAATGGTAAAACGATTCAACAAATTGAACAACCTAAAAGGACGGTGTTGACATTAATGGGTGGACGTGGTTATATCAATTGGAGGCAACTACATGCGCAATCCTATATTGACAAAAGTTCGAAATCGACCTACGCGTTCAAAGACCCCAACAGTAATGACGCACATATAGTGTTATGGGAGATGAAATTGTGA